One stretch of Anas acuta chromosome W, bAnaAcu1.1, whole genome shotgun sequence DNA includes these proteins:
- the LOC137847397 gene encoding olfactory receptor 14C36-like — protein MPNNSSLSEFLLMAFADTRELQLLNFALFLGIYLAALLGNGLILSAVACNHHLHTPMYFFLLNLAVLDLGCISTTLPKAMANALWDTRDISYQGCIAQVFFLFFLFGSEYYLLSVMAYNRYVAICKPLHYGSLLGSRACAQMAAAAWGSGFLHAVLHTANTFSLPLCQGNAVDQFFCEIPHILKLSCSHAGELREVGVLVFSVSLCFGCFVFIVVSYVQIFRAVLRMPSEQGRHKAFSMCLPHLAVVSLFVSTAIFAYLKPPSISSPSLDLVIALLYSVVPPALNPLIYSMRNQELKNAVRKLFPYILLKHP, from the coding sequence ATGCCCAACAACAGCTCTCTCAGTGAGTTCCTCCTGatggcattcgcagacacacgcgagctgcagctcctgaacttcgcgctcttcctgggcatctacctggctgccctcctgggcaacggcctcatcctcagcgccgtagcctgcaaccaccacctccacacccccatgtacttcttcctcctcaacctcgccgtcctcgacctgggctgcatctctaccactctgcccaaagccatggccaatgctctctgggacaccagggacaTCTCCTATCAAGGGTGTATTGCTCaagtcttctttttattcttcttgtttGGCTCAGAGTATTATCTCCTCAGTGTCATGGCCTACaaccgctacgttgccatctgcaagcccctgcactacgggagcctcctgggcagcagagcttgtgcccagatggcagcagctgcctggggcagtggctttctccatgctgtcctgcacacggccaacacattttccttgcccctctgccaaggcaatgctgtggaccagttcttctgtgaaatcccccacatcctcaagctctcctgctcacatgCAGGAGAACTCAGGGAAGTCGGGGtacttgtgtttagtgtttctttatgctttggttgttttgttttcattgtggtgtcttatgtgcagatcttcagggcagtgctgaggatgccctctgagcagggtcggcacaaagccttctccatgtgcctccctcacctggccgttGTCTCCCTCTTTGTCAGCACTGCCatatttgcctacctgaagcccccttcaatttcctctccatccctggacctggtcATTGCActtctgtactcggtggtgcctccagcactgaaccctctcatctacagcatgaggaaccaggagctcaagaaTGCAGTAAGGAAACTGTTTCCATACATTCTTCTTAAGCATCCATGA